From one Microbulbifer sp. A4B17 genomic stretch:
- the csrA gene encoding carbon storage regulator CsrA — protein MLILKRRTGQNLRIGANVSITVLEVKGNQVKIGILAPKSLPVHREEIYIRVQRERALGRGDR, from the coding sequence ATGTTGATCTTAAAGCGCCGGACGGGTCAAAACTTAAGGATTGGAGCAAATGTCTCAATTACCGTACTGGAAGTTAAAGGTAATCAAGTGAAGATAGGCATACTTGCCCCCAAATCCCTGCCTGTTCACCGTGAAGAAATATATATACGTGTACAAAGGGAGCGGGCACTCGGAAGAGGAGATCGTTGA